From the genome of Streptomyces sp. NBC_01260, one region includes:
- a CDS encoding LysR family transcriptional regulator, whose translation MELEVRHLRALCAIADTGSLHRAARRLGVSQPSLTTQLRRIENSLGAELFSRERTGCRPTLLGHAVLSRARPLVDGMRALVTDAKAEADAARAGGPRLRIGCTASRVVGDWLRRLRIRLPGTDISLRVDVSAHALLRAVEAGRLDVAFVHEVEGCPLYVPDGLVQRVLLDREPQFISMARDHPAAALPVVDLADLAADRWMVDPTVDGEWDGLRRVFGAAGVAPTVLHGDYLTAASLVVLGEAVAPCQPTSGPRDDMAIRPLRDDPLAVRLLLVSRPGADMAAVYGELEAAYREAARQADGYHQWLLRNRSPLARSS comes from the coding sequence ATGGAGCTTGAGGTGAGGCACCTCAGGGCGCTGTGCGCCATCGCCGACACCGGCAGCCTGCACCGGGCGGCCCGCAGACTGGGCGTGAGCCAGCCCTCGCTCACCACTCAACTGCGCCGGATCGAGAACTCCCTGGGCGCCGAGCTGTTCAGCCGCGAACGCACCGGCTGCCGCCCCACCCTGCTCGGCCACGCCGTCCTCAGCCGGGCCCGCCCGCTCGTGGACGGGATGCGCGCCCTGGTCACCGATGCGAAGGCGGAGGCGGACGCGGCCCGCGCCGGCGGCCCCCGGCTGCGGATCGGCTGCACCGCCAGCCGGGTCGTCGGCGACTGGCTGCGCAGGCTGCGCATCCGGCTGCCCGGCACGGACATCTCGCTGCGGGTCGACGTGTCGGCCCACGCGCTGCTGCGCGCGGTCGAGGCGGGCCGGCTCGACGTCGCCTTCGTGCACGAGGTGGAGGGCTGCCCGCTGTACGTGCCGGACGGTCTGGTGCAGCGGGTGCTCCTGGACCGCGAACCGCAGTTCATCTCGATGGCCCGCGACCACCCGGCCGCCGCCCTGCCCGTCGTCGACCTGGCCGACCTGGCCGCCGACCGGTGGATGGTCGACCCCACGGTGGACGGCGAATGGGACGGTCTGCGGCGGGTGTTCGGCGCGGCCGGGGTCGCGCCGACCGTGCTGCACGGCGACTACCTCACCGCCGCCTCCCTCGTCGTCCTCGGCGAGGCGGTCGCCCCCTGCCAGCCGACCTCAGGCCCGCGCGACGACATGGCGATCCGCCCGCTGCGCGACGACCCGCTCGCCGTACGTCTGCTGCTGGTCTCCCGGCCGGGCGCCGACATGGCGGCGGTGTACGGGGAGTTGGAGGCCGCGTACCGGGAGGCGGCCCGGCAGGCCGACGGCTACCACCAGTGGCTGCTGCGCAACCGGAGCCCGCTCGCCCGTTCCTCCTGA
- the snpA gene encoding snapalysin translates to MRHPRTVMSAVLGLGFGLAAALGTAPALASAAPAPASSAPHVAYTAHSGSHESAAANKAFFEAVAKSVAEKRAAHPGVQSVTIVYSTANAPSFRTQIANSAQIWNSSVSNVRLQEGSNADFTYYEGNDPSGSYASTDGHGNGYIFLDYAQNQQYNSTRVTTHETGHVLGLPDHYSGPCSELMSGGGPGPSCTNPYPNANERNQVNYLWQNGFAAALARSGS, encoded by the coding sequence ATGAGACACCCCAGGACCGTCATGTCGGCCGTGCTCGGCCTCGGCTTCGGCCTCGCCGCCGCGCTGGGAACCGCACCCGCGCTCGCCTCTGCCGCCCCGGCACCTGCCTCTTCCGCCCCCCACGTCGCGTACACCGCCCACTCCGGATCGCACGAGAGCGCCGCCGCCAACAAGGCGTTCTTCGAGGCGGTCGCGAAGTCGGTGGCCGAGAAGCGGGCCGCCCACCCGGGCGTCCAGTCGGTCACCATCGTCTACAGCACGGCCAACGCCCCCAGCTTCCGCACCCAGATAGCCAACAGCGCGCAGATCTGGAACAGCTCGGTCTCCAACGTCCGGCTGCAGGAGGGGTCCAACGCCGACTTCACCTACTACGAGGGCAACGACCCGAGCGGCTCGTACGCCAGCACCGACGGACACGGCAACGGCTACATCTTCCTCGACTACGCGCAGAACCAGCAGTACAACTCGACCCGCGTCACGACCCACGAGACCGGGCACGTGCTCGGTCTGCCGGACCACTACTCGGGCCCGTGCAGCGAGCTGATGTCGGGCGGCGGCCCCGGCCCCTCCTGCACCAACCCGTATCCGAACGCCAATGAGCGCAACCAGGTGAACTACCTGTGGCAGAACGGCTTCGCGGCCGCGCTCGCCCGCAGCGGTTCCTGA
- a CDS encoding GntR family transcriptional regulator, protein MLFRVDPTSTVPLGDQIAACVRRAVADGAVDPGERLPAARVLAESLGVNVHTALRGYQRLREEGLIELRRGRGAVVAAGASPHRARLLERVREMVGDARELGMTEDELLTLVRTELNS, encoded by the coding sequence ATGCTCTTCCGGGTCGACCCCACCTCTACCGTGCCGCTCGGCGACCAGATCGCGGCCTGCGTGCGCCGTGCCGTCGCCGACGGGGCGGTGGACCCGGGGGAGCGGCTGCCCGCCGCCCGGGTTCTCGCGGAATCGCTGGGCGTCAATGTGCACACGGCGCTGCGCGGCTACCAGCGGCTGCGCGAGGAAGGGCTGATCGAACTGCGCCGGGGGCGCGGCGCGGTGGTCGCCGCGGGCGCCTCCCCGCACCGCGCAAGGCTGCTGGAGCGGGTACGCGAGATGGTCGGCGACGCCCGTGAACTCGGGATGACGGAGGACGAGCTGCTGACCCTCGTCCGTACCGAACTGAACAGCTGA
- a CDS encoding DUF1648 domain-containing protein: MNRRNVGRVAVAVLPFVLAPAADLILFAARRDRLPAQLASHFVGDGQVDDHASQGSYVAVIAVLFVGTGALWALMSVTGKFTARGYRTLVASGYAFAGSLGYLMAVVMLVNVDATEDAQGRAQGVSFPMWHMAAALGVAALAFGLGLLLAALLPAPEEPAGGGPAGDGARIALADGEVAGWARSAGTWWLPPLALAVLGGGIALMFTASWMAAVPALLVGVLFASFARPYVSVDRRGITVSGVLPWPRIRVPLDRIEAASSRNIKVLAEYGGWGYRIGPGRTGVMIRSGEGIVARLSGGRDFAVTVDDSATAAALLNTLIDQRRTEQ, translated from the coding sequence ATGAACCGTAGGAATGTCGGCCGTGTGGCCGTTGCCGTGCTGCCGTTCGTGCTCGCTCCCGCCGCCGACCTCATCCTTTTCGCCGCCCGCCGTGACCGGCTGCCCGCGCAGCTGGCCAGCCACTTCGTGGGCGACGGTCAAGTGGACGACCATGCGAGCCAGGGCTCGTACGTCGCGGTCATCGCGGTCCTGTTCGTCGGGACCGGCGCCCTGTGGGCCCTGATGTCGGTCACGGGGAAGTTCACCGCCCGCGGGTACCGGACGCTCGTCGCCAGTGGCTATGCCTTCGCCGGAAGCCTCGGCTACCTGATGGCGGTCGTCATGCTCGTCAACGTGGATGCCACCGAGGACGCGCAGGGCCGGGCGCAGGGTGTCTCGTTCCCGATGTGGCACATGGCCGCGGCCCTGGGAGTCGCCGCGCTCGCCTTTGGGCTCGGTCTGCTGCTCGCCGCGCTCCTTCCCGCACCGGAGGAGCCCGCCGGTGGCGGGCCGGCCGGTGACGGCGCACGGATCGCGCTGGCCGACGGGGAGGTCGCGGGGTGGGCGCGCAGCGCCGGGACCTGGTGGCTGCCCCCGCTCGCGCTCGCCGTGCTCGGGGGCGGGATCGCCCTGATGTTCACCGCGAGCTGGATGGCTGCGGTTCCGGCGCTCCTCGTGGGGGTGCTCTTCGCGAGCTTCGCCCGTCCGTACGTATCAGTGGACCGGCGCGGCATCACGGTGTCCGGGGTGCTGCCGTGGCCGCGCATAAGAGTCCCGCTCGACAGGATCGAGGCGGCGAGCAGCCGTAATATCAAGGTCCTGGCCGAGTACGGGGGCTGGGGCTACCGGATCGGCCCCGGGCGTACCGGCGTCATGATCCGTTCCGGCGAGGGGATCGTGGCAAGGCTCTCCGGCGGACGGGACTTCGCGGTGACCGTCGATGACTCGGCGACCGCTGCCGCGCTCCTCAACACCCTGATCGATCAGCGTCGAACGGAACAATGA
- a CDS encoding DUF6304 family protein — MTDESWAGWYRDRQGSDAVILTTDGQQLRLRIRGVDFEGESFDGLRPVAGTPDQGEMFALADGVLNDCVLEWDLPFPVIADGVAQQARLSCLLSLRRPDPYLYLELQFGGAGFRSHRAESDFGSALATIQRVLPPGVRLQTCIACAFSDYFPAPGRGLSGGLACFRGAKDAYRGADGQGDVLDLWDRRSGFVQETWSCPEFEPRPAAGAGTGHRGAFPLELA, encoded by the coding sequence ATGACAGATGAGTCGTGGGCAGGGTGGTACCGGGACCGGCAGGGATCCGATGCCGTCATCCTCACCACCGACGGACAGCAACTCCGCCTCCGTATCCGGGGCGTCGACTTCGAGGGCGAAAGCTTCGACGGTCTCCGCCCCGTGGCGGGTACGCCGGACCAGGGCGAGATGTTCGCCCTGGCGGACGGCGTGCTCAACGACTGCGTCCTGGAATGGGACCTGCCGTTCCCGGTCATCGCGGACGGGGTGGCCCAGCAGGCGAGGCTCAGCTGCCTGCTGTCCCTGCGCAGGCCGGACCCGTACCTCTACCTGGAGCTGCAGTTCGGCGGAGCGGGCTTCCGGTCCCATCGGGCCGAGAGTGACTTCGGGTCCGCGCTCGCCACCATCCAGCGGGTTCTTCCGCCCGGGGTACGGCTCCAGACCTGTATAGCCTGCGCCTTCTCGGACTACTTCCCGGCGCCCGGCCGCGGCCTCTCCGGAGGTCTCGCCTGCTTCCGGGGTGCCAAGGACGCCTACCGCGGCGCGGACGGCCAGGGCGATGTCCTCGATCTCTGGGACCGGCGCAGCGGTTTCGTCCAGGAGACCTGGAGCTGCCCGGAGTTCGAGCCCAGGCCGGCGGCGGGCGCGGGCACCGGCCACCGTGGCGCGTTCCCGCTCGAACTGGCCTGA
- a CDS encoding family 2 encapsulin nanocompartment cargo protein polyprenyl transferase, producing the protein MTYTDAATEGNEAAALLEYTRSLVDPHLRAAVASLPGSIRRVAMYHFGWQHADGSPAAGGAGKAIRPALVLAATRALGGDPRDAVRAAVAVELAHNFTLLHDDVIDEDRTRRHRATAWAVFGIPDAVIAGDAMLALAQRLLAEDARAVSSRASARLSTCVIELCAGQQADCAFEERGPDEVSLDECLAMATAKTGALLGCACALGALYAGADERGVGAMDGFGREAGLAFQLIDDLIGIWGDPAQTGKPVGADLAAHKKSLPVVAALNSGTPAATELAALYRGAMNTAGEVSRASDAVDRAGGRDWAQIYAADRMARAVHHLSRAVPDLSAAGDLLALAEFVTRRAH; encoded by the coding sequence ATGACCTATACGGATGCCGCGACCGAGGGCAACGAGGCCGCAGCTCTTCTGGAGTACACCCGATCCCTCGTCGACCCCCACCTGCGGGCGGCGGTCGCCTCGCTGCCCGGATCGATCCGGCGCGTCGCCATGTACCACTTCGGCTGGCAGCACGCCGACGGAAGCCCGGCCGCGGGCGGCGCGGGCAAGGCGATCAGGCCCGCGCTCGTGCTGGCCGCCACCCGGGCGCTCGGAGGCGACCCCCGGGACGCCGTGCGGGCGGCCGTCGCCGTCGAACTGGCCCACAACTTCACCCTGCTGCACGACGACGTCATCGACGAGGACCGAACCCGTCGCCATCGCGCCACGGCCTGGGCGGTCTTCGGTATCCCGGACGCCGTCATCGCGGGCGACGCCATGCTGGCCCTCGCCCAGCGGCTGCTCGCCGAGGACGCCCGTGCGGTGTCGTCGCGCGCCTCGGCCCGGCTCTCGACCTGCGTCATCGAGCTGTGCGCGGGCCAGCAGGCCGACTGCGCCTTCGAGGAACGCGGCCCGGACGAGGTCTCGTTGGACGAGTGCCTGGCCATGGCCACGGCCAAGACGGGCGCGCTGCTCGGCTGCGCCTGCGCGCTGGGTGCGCTCTACGCGGGCGCGGACGAGCGTGGCGTCGGAGCGATGGACGGTTTCGGCCGGGAGGCGGGGCTGGCCTTCCAGCTCATCGACGACCTCATCGGCATCTGGGGTGACCCGGCCCAGACCGGGAAGCCGGTCGGCGCCGATCTCGCCGCCCACAAGAAGTCGCTGCCCGTGGTCGCCGCACTCAATTCCGGAACCCCGGCGGCCACGGAGCTCGCCGCGCTCTACCGCGGTGCCATGAACACGGCCGGGGAGGTGAGCCGTGCGTCCGACGCCGTCGACCGGGCCGGCGGCCGTGACTGGGCGCAGATCTACGCAGCGGACCGGATGGCCCGCGCCGTGCACCACCTGTCCCGCGCGGTGCCCGATCTGTCCGCGGCGGGCGATCTCCTGGCCCTGGCGGAGTTCGTCACCCGCCGGGCGCACTGA